A genomic segment from Panulirus ornatus isolate Po-2019 chromosome 7, ASM3632096v1, whole genome shotgun sequence encodes:
- the LOC139749640 gene encoding uncharacterized protein isoform X1 encodes MPPVRVISSLMETCSEWVWRWLHRCLNHQASPPERLRQRKYVLTTLNSNIRQKLLKRILCIHMYDVPMASKCMLLELLADRNTHWVDLTQGGYAYIDEIFHLYRTLNLGLLVGLTRLGFICNVKMKNDQKYLPDVNSTFYRLLNQMRHLQWVRLSGVADRNMLATLGVNCHSLQHVDVSGSMRVDDMALAALILKDPIVVEGQSQEQVATHQLPTNSCCATLNFVCISETQVSMMSALLLLRYVPNLTSFGGYVEAGSLSAVLQLLQPQEGVEQYKLTHLWEDRILPAQASLLKVACPHLTTLITCESSLASLPHLQPLTTLTLDLDFRGCASDIYSGLQMQGDTLKELRFLKSINCPLDLAWLMELTPNLEWIECNLYIEEGYQMPTWRLLKVASVIVSSSKVVLALLTHTPELRNLSLTFLPEPYQETFECINDDLILNTTLAGGLTRLEHLRITDCAITMWGVQCLLLHCQQLTHIAAFSSWKNISQHDIRTLQSQVQENNWQLNLVYHERPSKI; translated from the coding sequence ATGCCTCCTGTCAGAGTGATAAGCTCACTGATGGAGACTTGTAGTGAGTGGGTGTGGCGTTGGCTGCACCGCTGTCTCAACCACCAGGCCAGCCCACCAGAACGTTTGCGGCAGCGCAAATATGTCCTTACAACTCTTAATTCTAATATTCGTCAGAAACTTTTGAAACGTATCTTGTGTATCCACATGTATGATGTGCCCATGGCCAGCAAGTGTATGCTTCTGGAACTGTTGGCTGACCGTAACACACATTGGGTTGACCTCACCCAAGGTGGCTACGCTTATATAGATGAAATTTTCCACCTGTATAGAACATTGAATCTTGGCTTACTGGTAGGCCTGACCCGACTTGGTTTCATTTGTAATGTCAAGATGAAGAATGATCAGAAATATTTGCCAGATGTTAACAGCACTTTTTATCGTCTTTTAAATCAGATGCGTCACCTGCAGTGGGTTAGGTTGTCTGGTGTGGCTGACCGCAACATGTTAGCCACACTAGGGGTCAACTGCCACTCCCTGCAACACGTAGATGTGTCTGGCTCAATGAGGGTGGATGACATGGCCCTGGCAGCGCTCATACTGAAGGATCCGATCGTTGTTGAGGGTCAGAGCCAGGAGCAGGTAGCTACCCACCAACTGCCCACCAACTCCTGCTGTGCAACACTAAACTTTGTATGTATCAGTGAGACTCAAGTGAGCATGATGAGTGCCCTGCTTCTGCTGCGTTATGTGCCTAACCTGACATCATTTGGCGGGTACGTGGAGGCTGGCTCGCTCTCTGCTGTGCTACAACTTCTACAGCCACAAGAAGGAGTGGAGCAGTACAAGCTGACCCACCTGTGGGAGGACAGAATCCTGCCTGCACAAGCCTCTCTTCTCAAGGTTGCATGTCCACACTTGACAACTCTCATAACATGTGAGTCTTCACTTGCCTCGCTGCCTCACCTGCAGCCTCTCACAACTCTCACTCTCGACCTAGATTTCCGTGGATGTGCAAGTGATATTTACAGTGGTCTACAGATGCAAGGAGACACATTAAAGGAACTTCGATTTCTGAAGAGCATCAATTGTCCCTTGGACCTTGCCTGGCTGATGGAATTGACCCCCAACTTAGAATGGATTGAATGTAACTTGTACATAGAGGAAGGATACCAGATGCCCACCTGGAGACTGCTGAAGGTGGCATCTGTTATTGTGAGTTCGTCTAAGGTTGTGCTGGCTTTATTAACCCACACACCAGAGCTACGTAACCTGAGCCTCACCTTCCTTCCTGAACCTTACCAGGAAACCTTTGAATGTATCAACGATGACCTCATACTTAATACCACACTTGCTGGTGGACTAACACGCTTAGAACACCTCAGAATTACAGATTGTGCTATAACCATGTGGGGTGTACAATGTCTCCTCCTTCATTGTCAACAACTGACCCACATTGCAGCATTCTCCTCCTGGAAGAATATCTCACAACATGATATTAGAACATTACAATCACAAGTTCAGGAAAATAATTGGCAACTAAATCTTGTATACCATGAAAGACCATCAAAGATATAA